CATTTGACTGAAACTTTAGGGACGAAATTGTTCAACACCTCATACACTGGggatgaaaaatgcattttttccaTCATGATTTCATTTAGACGAGTGGTGCATGCGTGACCATCACAATTAGCTAGCTAACAGTACTGATTAACACACTATCTCTATGAAGTACCGTGTTTAAATCCTTCATATACTAGCAGTATCAAATAGAGGTAATTATGTACAGGGGTGTAAACGAATCTAATAAAATCAAACATGCTGGTGTTCAAagttgtttgattattttaacgagtttaaaattttgtttaaacttgctttgtttagtcgctgaatgaaatttgaatgaattttttttttatcaaatttgaatGTTATTTAACATAAAATATTGTTCAAACTTGATTTGACTAATTGGCAATCCAAGTTCGAACAAATTCTTATCAAATTAGGGCTATCAACAGTTCGGGGTTACGGACCCAATAGTTTTTTCTGGGTATGAGTTGAGAAACAAATCTATTACCAAGACCTGGATTTGTTTACTCTAACAACAAAAAAGATCGGATACAGAATATAGGATTCTGACCCATATACGACCCTAACCCGGACAAtattttaataattataaaatataaatatttctaaatacaATAATAATTCTTTTACCAAATTAACAAATCCTATTCTTGTTGTGGCCTTATTTCTAAATAcaataatataaatatttctaaatacaataatatttttaaatacaTTTATTTTTGTTGGCCTTATTTTTTCGAGGCAGACCCGGGACCCATCGGACTTGGTTCCGGGACCCTAAGCACAAGACTCGTCGAGTATGCGGATCGGATCCGAAACTGGTACATTATAATGGGTTAGGGTTCGAAATTTTCAATTTCGTCCTAAACTCAACCCGTTGACAAGCCTATATCAAATCGAACTCGATTAGAGTATCGAATAGTTTGGTTCAtctttcaattttaattatgcaCTTGATCAGTAATCCaatagaaaaagggaaaaaagggtTATTAGAGTCTATGCTTTAattctcttttcaattttatctttcCATAGAAGGGGTGGAGGAGACCAAAGAGAGTGGCGGAGACCATTTCGATAAGTTCATCATTAGTGTGTTCATTAGGCCAAGCTCATCATTAATTTGTTCATTAGGCCCTAAGTTGTATCCATAATCCACTATCCCTCTGAATCACCGGTCTAGTCGAACTAACACAACCATTAATCAACCAAATCCAAATGGAGATATCCAAACTCTCAATCTTCCAACTTCTTGCTTGTGATGGGAGTTACATTTAAATGTTTAATATAGGTCAAAACCATTTTAGTTGATGTCAttggtataaaaaaaaaaaattctatacgTCATATATGCTGTATATTATATAAAAGTAAAAGATAGTTTGTTATTTTTATGAATATATCTATCAGATATAGAAATTTTTAATCTATCTCATAATTTATTTTCAGTTGTTTCTTACAGGCAAATTTAAAAACCTTTAAATTCTATTTGACGGTGAATGGAGAacacaattaaaataataatgtatcaattaaaatatatttatcaattaaaataataaaatttccaCACATTTTTATAGTCAGGGGTCCACCTAAGACTTTTACCGGGTTTTTGCCCAATTGTAGTGGGTTGTATAATCCACATTTCTATAGGCTCTCCCGCTTTCTTCTCGCTCTCGGCATTGGCTCTAACAAGATCATAGCTTGTAAACTAAAGCCAATTCCCAATTCTTAGCATCATCGACGATCTAGGGTTTGTGCTTTAATCTCAAGCTTTTAAGGTAATAGTCCCTCTGCTTTTAATATTTTGCCAATTCAACACATTTCAGGAGAATATTGCATATTATTTTGGATTTTCTCTGCCTTTTTTTGTGCTGATTTTCACTGCTAAAATGGTGATATAAATTAGTATGAATTTTAGTAACAACAATAAACAATATTAAAAGAAACTATGGGGTGAGAAAAGGAACATGATTTTACTTGGGTTGGAAATTTTAACAGTGCAACTAGCATCTCTAAAGAAGAATTTTGTGTTCTAGTTAGTTATTTTCTGTGTCTCTGCAGTCTGGGTTCTGTGAATTATTAGAAACGGGATTATTAATGTATCTgaataaattttcattttcaattgaTAGAAGTTTTGTCTGAATATTCGAGCATTCAGTGAAGGTGCTGATTCTTGCAATTTTCTTGgtacttagtttttttttttcagttactTATTTTTTGTGGTTTTGATTTGCCAGTGCAGTGAATTTTACATTTTAAGCTAACCTGTTGGAGAACTGATATGGAGAATGAGGTGATGGACTACGATATAGGTTTGGGAGGTTCAGGAGGTGGAGGTGAAGATGATGGCCTGTATATTGAACAGGAAGAGGATGACCCAGTGGTTGATGGTTCTCCCACTGCTGCCGGTAGTAGTGCTGGTGCTGGTGCTATGGGTGGCTTCCAGGGCAGTGCCTCTTTAGAAACTTATATTCCTGAGGCAGACCCTGATCTAGAACCTTACGAGGGGATGGAATTCGAATCAGAGGAGGCTGCTAAGGCTTTCTACAATTCATATGCCCGGCGTGTTGGCTTCAGTACCCGCGTCAGCTCCTCCCGTCGCTCCAGGAAGGATGGGGCCATCATCCAGAGGTCCTTTGTTTGTGCTAAAGAAGGGTTCCGCAACTTGAATGAGAAGCGCACCAAGGACCGAGAAATCAAGCGTCCCCGGACCATCACCCGTGTGGGTTGCAAGGCCTCTTTATCTGTCAAGATACAGGACTCTGGTAAATGGCTTGTGTCCAACTTTGTCAGAGAGCATAATCACCAGCTGGTCCCCCCAGACCAAGTCCATTGCCTCCGTTCTCATCGCCAAATCTCTGGTCCTGCCAAGACCTTGATTGATACCCTTCAGGCTGCTGGCATGGGCCCCCGCAGAATTATGTCTGCTCTCATTAAGGAGTATGGCGGTATTAGCAAGGTTGGATTCACGGAGGTCGATTGCAGAAATTACATGCGAAATAATCGTCAGAGGAGTCTCGAAGGAGATATTCAGCTGCTTCTGGATTATCTGAGGCAAATGCAGGCTGAGAACCCCAATTTCTTCTATGCAGTTCAGGGAGAAGAGGATCACGCTACTGGCAATGTCTTCTGGGCTGATCCTAAGGCCAGGGCCAACTATACTTACTTTGGGGATATTGTCACGTTTGACACGACTTACAGGTCCAACAGGTACAGATTACCCTTTGCACCGTTTACTGGGGTaaaccatcatggacagcctGTTCTGTTTGGTTGTGCTTTCCTGATAAATGAGTCAGAAGCATCATTCGTATGGCTTTTCAAGACCTGGCTTGCGGCTATGTCTGGTTGTCCTCCAGTGTCCATCACCACTGATCATGATTCTGTAATTCAGTCAGCTGTCATGCAGGTTCTTCCTGACACTCGTCACCGTTTTTGCGAGTGGCATATATTCAAGAAATGCCAGGAGAAATTGTCCCACGTATTTCTTAAACATCCAAATTTTGAAGCAGACCTCCAAAAGTGTGTAAACTTGACAGAGTCCATTGACGAGTTTGAGTCCTGTTGGTTCTCTcttcttgataaatttgaacTTAGGGATCATGAGTGGCTTCAGGCACTTTATAGTGCTCGCAGTCAGTGGGTCCCTGTCTACCTGCGTGATACATTTTTTGCAGAAATGTCTATTACCCAGCGTAGTGACAGTATGAACTCATATTTTGACGGTTATGTGAATGCATCAACAAATTTGAATCAGTTCTTTAGATTGTATGAAAAAGCATTGGAAAGTCGCAATGAGAAAGAAGTTAAAGCAGATTATGATACAATGAATACTTCACCAACTTTAAGAACCCCGTCTCCTATGGAGAAACAAGCATCTGAGCTTTACACAAGGAAACTGTTTACGAGATTTCAGGAGGAGTTAGTAGGCACTTTGACTTTTATGGCATCCAAAGCAGAGGATGATGGAGATGTCACTACGTATCAGGTCGCGAAATTTGGGGAGGACCACAGAGATTACTGTGTCAGATTTAATGTTTTAGAGATGAAAGCTTTTTGTAGCTGCCGAATGTTTGAGTTTTCTGGCCTTCTTTGTAGACATGTATTGGCAGTCTTTAGGGTGACAAACGTTCTTACTCTTCCATCACATTACATCTTGAAGCGATGGACGAGAAATGCCAAGAGCAGTGTTCTATTAGAAGAACATATTAGTGATGTATTTAGCAGCTACCTGGAGTCACATACTGTTCGATATAACACTTTACGGCATGAAGCCTTAAAATTTGTAGATGAAGGAGCAGAATCTGTTGACTTGTACAATGTGGCAATGGCAGCTCTGGCAGAGGCTTCTGAGAAAGTTGACCTGGAGACAAAAAATGAGGGGAGGATTTCTGCAAATAATGGACGTTTTAGGGATGACTCTAGGAGGAATGGGATCCAGGCAAATCATAAAAACCGGGATCAAAATAAAGGCAGCTTTGCCCAACAACTTTCTGAGGTTAGCCgttaattgttttttttttttgttgaattttcttTCTATTGGAATCACTTTTACCTCTTGCTCCAAGCAAGAGGCATCCCATGCTTTTTCAGACCTTGCTGGAATCTCCTTTTTTCTGTTTCCATAATATAATAAAGCGATTTAGATCAGGcttttaaaaattaaagataTTAATGTAGGTTAACTGAGTTGAATCCTGATTTATATCTCTAGTGATGCTGTGGTTTTGACTGGGATTTGAAAATTCAAGAGGTTCAGATTGCTGCAAAGTTTGATAAGATGATAGCCTTCTGTTCTTAATGATGTTGTGGTGGTCTTTGTTCATGAATTTTGGTGCAACTTCTACAGTATTTAACTCATCTAACAATTTGTTGCTTGGTTTAACTTACTCTTCCCAAGACAAGGTTCCTTACTTTTCCCTTCTTACTTTTTGATTCTTTAAGAATGTCTATATGTATCATTCCAGATTTTATATCAGCTTCATGATGTACTTCTCAAACTATGTTCTGCGGATATTTTGGCTTACAATTTTCTGCAAGCTGTTATGCTTATGAGATCATGGATTTTTTTTCTGCATCTTTTTATTCAGCTATTTTGAGGAAATGCTTGTAATTTGGCTATATTAAGGATTCTTATTTCCCAAGTTTCTCTTTATCAGTTCAAGCTGTGAGCTGTAATTTGTATTTATTGACCACTTAACCTTGTTTAGTAATTGTATTTATTGATCACTCAACCTTATTTCTGGATATCTTGTTTTGGTATGAGTGTAGATCACTCAACCTTTTTTCTGGATATCCTGTTTTGGTATGAGTGTagattgtttctttggttttactttattgttttgcattttttcccttttttactTGATACCTGTACTTATACATGATTGGAAATAATCTCCATTTTCtgtggactttttttttttttgattaaatgtttaaGTTGTCCTCATTGACAGGTTTAAAATCAGCATAAAATTGATTTGCAAAATATTCTTGGGCTTTTGAATACATGGAGAACTACCTTTGAACATTGAATGGTTGGAGATTAAAAATAGAATATTGAAGCTcaataaaatagaaaacataTGTTTTGCAGTATTTTCCCCACTTCGTGTCTAGTAGAAGTTGTTATACATTCCAAATTATGCATCCATAGTAAAATGTTGTATTCTGTattttgattagaaaaataTCTGTGCTTAATAAATTTCTTCACAATATTGTAGGAAGACATGGATACGAAAATTCATGAACTTATGCAAGAGGTGGAATCTGCTAATCGAAGATGTGAAGTTTATCGTGGAAATCTTCTCTCGGTTTTGAAGGATATAGAGGAACATAAGCAGCTACTGTCCATTAAAGTCCAGAATGTCAAACTTAGCATGCGGGATGGTCCTCAAAAGGTGAATTTACACCTTACAGAATGTGATTGCTTGATCTAAATATTTGTGTGTGCAAATTTGTGTTGATGTAGGCTCTTCCAAGGAAGTCCCTCCTATTCTGCTTCAATTCTTCGATTTGCCACGGCTGATATTCTTGGTTTATAGTTgtgcaaataattttttttttgggctgtaGATGTGTAAGTATATAAATAGAAGACTTGTTCTAGTTGTTTGAAGTTTCActatgcacttttttttttcatttctttttctccaCAGTTTAAGGACTTATTCTAAGGCATAACGCATAAACCTTAAaagtggaatttttttttggaatgctGAACGCCCAGTACATTTTCATATCCcccttcttttcttaattttcttatGATTTCACAATTTTTTATCTTCTTGTTTCTTCTATAGTTAATTTTCTTTCTTGGGCTAAAATGAAATGGAGATTGTGGAAGTGGGAGTGGTTGAGAATCATGGGTTAAATCGTTTGGGTTGGTTTTAAAATATTTCTGCCTTTGTTGTAAAAAtgcttgagaggaaaaaaaaaaatccaatttcTACTGTTTTGCTTGTGAAATATCAACAACTGATGATGTTTCTCTGAGTTTCTCAAAGCTTTAGTGGTTGTTTTGGATGAAAATCTTTGATTTTGGAGACAAGAAACTACACCTTTATGCCTGGGTTTTTCTTGGTTGACCTGATTCGGTCCCTTCCTTTCAGGCTATTTTGTCTGAGTCTGTCTGGA
This portion of the Coffea arabica cultivar ET-39 chromosome 2e, Coffea Arabica ET-39 HiFi, whole genome shotgun sequence genome encodes:
- the LOC113727495 gene encoding protein FAR1-RELATED SEQUENCE 5-like isoform X1, whose protein sequence is MENEVMDYDIGLGGSGGGGEDDGLYIEQEEDDPVVDGSPTAAGSSAGAGAMGGFQGSASLETYIPEADPDLEPYEGMEFESEEAAKAFYNSYARRVGFSTRVSSSRRSRKDGAIIQRSFVCAKEGFRNLNEKRTKDREIKRPRTITRVGCKASLSVKIQDSGKWLVSNFVREHNHQLVPPDQVHCLRSHRQISGPAKTLIDTLQAAGMGPRRIMSALIKEYGGISKVGFTEVDCRNYMRNNRQRSLEGDIQLLLDYLRQMQAENPNFFYAVQGEEDHATGNVFWADPKARANYTYFGDIVTFDTTYRSNRYRLPFAPFTGVNHHGQPVLFGCAFLINESEASFVWLFKTWLAAMSGCPPVSITTDHDSVIQSAVMQVLPDTRHRFCEWHIFKKCQEKLSHVFLKHPNFEADLQKCVNLTESIDEFESCWFSLLDKFELRDHEWLQALYSARSQWVPVYLRDTFFAEMSITQRSDSMNSYFDGYVNASTNLNQFFRLYEKALESRNEKEVKADYDTMNTSPTLRTPSPMEKQASELYTRKLFTRFQEELVGTLTFMASKAEDDGDVTTYQVAKFGEDHRDYCVRFNVLEMKAFCSCRMFEFSGLLCRHVLAVFRVTNVLTLPSHYILKRWTRNAKSSVLLEEHISDVFSSYLESHTVRYNTLRHEALKFVDEGAESVDLYNVAMAALAEASEKVDLETKNEGRISANNGRFRDDSRRNGIQANHKNRDQNKGSFAQQLSEEDMDTKIHELMQEVESANRRCEVYRGNLLSVLKDIEEHKQLLSIKVQNVKLSMRDGPQKAILSESVWKTRMLKV
- the LOC113727495 gene encoding protein FAR1-RELATED SEQUENCE 5-like isoform X2, whose amino-acid sequence is MENEVMDYDIGLGGSGGGGEDDGLYIEQEEDDPVVDGSPTAAGSSAGAGAMGGFQGSASLETYIPEADPDLEPYEGMEFESEEAAKAFYNSYARRVGFSTRVSSSRRSRKDGAIIQRSFVCAKEGFRNLNEKRTKDREIKRPRTITRVGCKASLSVKIQDSGKWLVSNFVREHNHQLVPPDQVHCLRSHRQISGPAKTLIDTLQAAGMGPRRIMSALIKEYGGISKVGFTEVDCRNYMRNNRQRSLEGDIQLLLDYLRQMQAENPNFFYAVQGEEDHATGNVFWADPKARANYTYFGDIVTFDTTYRSNRYRLPFAPFTGVNHHGQPVLFGCAFLINESEASFVWLFKTWLAAMSGCPPVSITTDHDSVIQSAVMQVLPDTRHRFCEWHIFKKCQEKLSHVFLKHPNFEADLQKCVNLTESIDEFESCWFSLLDKFELRDHEWLQALYSARSQWVPVYLRDTFFAEMSITQRSDSMNSYFDGYVNASTNLNQFFRLYEKALESRNEKEVKADYDTMNTSPTLRTPSPMEKQASELYTRKLFTRFQEELVGTLTFMASKAEDDGDVTTYQVAKFGEDHRDYCVRFNVLEMKAFCSCRMFEFSGLLCRHVLAVFRVTNVLTLPSHYILKRWTRNAKSSVLLEEHISDVFSSYLESHTVRYNTLRHEALKFVDEGAESVDLYNVAMAALAEASEKVDLETKNEGRISANNGRFRDDSRRNGIQANHKNRDQNKGSFAQQLSEEDMDTKIHELMQEVESANRRCEVYRGNLLSVLKDIEEHKQLLSIKVQNVKLSMRDGPQKILEALSVASCQDF